ATATGATAATTTtagaattaacaaaaaatactgggtgcacaagcaataaagctggtgcacctagcatcacccCATTTATTAAGTGTACCATGTACTGCATTGTAGatgtgaagaaacaaaaaataatttggtaTAGAAGAGTAGTGACAATTAtcatttgtagttttttttttagataaagcaaattttattaaaagatggGAGTGCAAGGGTACTCCTGCTCTTTACATCAAGATGCAGTCCTATTTTTGCAATAAGAGGATCAGCACATTTCTGGATTTATTTTTGCAATAAGAAGATCATCACATTTCTGGATTTATTTTTGCAATAGAGTCATAGTAAGACATTGATGCTTTTCAAGTTTGGCTTTTATCCACAGCTAGCTTCTAACTTTAATCAATTCCACCACCTCCGTTTGATTCACTTGATATGCATTTAAGGAAATCCAGTTCCTATGTGTCCATAGACCATAATATGCAAAGCCAGATAAGTTCAGATATTCTTGTGTTCCTTTCCTAATGTCATTCCAAGATTTGACCAATAAATGGAAGCTATAACTTATAGCTTTTGCATCATGAGTTCATTTGACGTGATTTTCTTCCCTTCACGAACACATTTCCAATGTTCGACCCAGCTGATGTTAAACAAATAATAGAAAGTGGTTGAAGTCATTTATAAGAAAAAGGTTGTTGGAATATCTTAGCCCCAAAGTAAGATGAGCATTTAAGTCTGATACTGGCCATTCAAAACAGATAGAACTAGCCATTGGAATAAGAAGACAACTGAAGCTTTAAACTATAAAGAGGATCaacttcaattaattaaagCATGTTTCTACCAGCCACTAGTATGTCCAAGCTCTCAGCTTATAATATACACTAACAAACCACATTAAGGTAGTAGCATGTTAAccaacagaaaaataaataaacaaataacagCTGTAAACAAAAATCATGCTCACTGGAATATTTTTGTTCACAATTTCTGTGTGTGCCTTCTAATATACAACATTGATCCATACACAAGTTTATCATACTGCCTTCTTCACATGATTGATGCATCATATTGCAGCCCTCATTGCTCCCCTGGCGGCTTCCCGTTTCATCTCAGCAGCCTTACCACTGCCACGGAAGTACATGTATACTTGCTGTATAGCAAACCAAAGAAACAGTGAGTAGAGGTATGTCGTAAGGAAATCATGTCATTCAAAATGGTGGTGGATGTGCTTAAGATGATTGTAAAGTTCAAGAAGTGTAATCAAACCTGAATGACCCAAATGCTGATCAACGTTTCAATGCAGAATAATCCAAATCCAACGAAGTAGAAAATCTACAAGGCAAATGgagaaaatcataataaaagatTAATCGTTCAGAAGCAGAATATTGCTTAGGTTGCATTCTGTAGTATTTGCAAAAGGATGCACATTATGGGCATGCAAAAAATTTTAGATTAACATATGGCTTAACATCTAAAAAATTTGCTACGACTTTGACAATTTAACAGTATGTGGGAATAAGAAATAATTCATGACAGGCACTCTTACCCCGATCAAAGCATGGTCGCCCAGCACATCTATGGCAGCCAGAATGCCCCTGTATCAATGACTAGACAGTGTCAACCACAAGGTTAAAAAAATGGGAATAACTTCAGCCTCTTGAAGATATGAAACACACCCCTTAAAATCCAAATTGTACCATACTCACCAGCATGCCAACTTAGATTTTGATAGAAACCTGTTACTTGATTACAACACTACATATCTTTTGAGGGTCAACACCTCCTAATGCCCCTGATTTCCTCACAAATGACATGATCCCCTCTCTCTCAACCTCTCCTCTTATTTATAGGCAATATGCCTTAATTCCTCTCAATCTCAGCCCCAACTATCTAACTTATATCAATGACCAATAGATTTGTCATTTACTTCTATTTTtgagaagggaaagaaaaaaaaactatcttgTGCAaggaaaatgaatttgaatgCTTAGTCTTCTTGTGACAAAAATAAAGCCATATGAGCAATATTAGCatgttaaatagagaacatATATGAAATAGACGTACGTCAGGGATTTGCCTTTGAAAACTATAGGAGGAGCAACTGCAGCTAAGATGCAGAATCCTATGTGAAGCTGTAAGCAGAAGAAATCAAGATGATTAGATTTCTTACAGTTTTTTGAAGCAGAGCTTATGCACATTATAAAGTACAATCTATTTACCAGATAAAACAGGAAAAACCATCCAAATTTCAAAGCACTTTCATTCCTGAAAAAAAGAGCAGCATATTCAAGATCAACAGTAAGgcaaaataaaaagatgaaaatatgcatgcatatttgCCTATTGTTCTCATGAATGCTTCAATGTATAAAGCAAAATTTTCTGTAGGGACTGGATGtcttataaaaaattgtcaACAACAATGTCTCACACTTGGATGAATACCccattattgaattaaaaagaaagaagggaaTATAAATGGAAGAAAAAGTTTAACTGCGTTAAATTTATTGTTGGAAAGCTGCCTTAATTATGGTTACCCCTAGCCCGCCTTAATTACGACTTGGCAGAGTTGGTGAGTTGGTTCCAGTGTCTCGAAAAAGGTTACCTATGGAGGGAATGACTAGAAAGGTTGAGTGAAATGTCGTAGAGTGTAGCCGCCAGATCATTGGCTCTCAAGGGTAGAAATTCCACATCAACTAGAGATATACCCAATGTAATCCTTATAAAGCTTAGGCAGTCCTCACATTATAAGCCAGTTATGTGAAGTTAAGCCCTAAGCCcaaattctaatatttatttacttcAAGAATTCAAAACTTCTACTGTTTACATTAATATGGACACAACCAAATGTGATAAAACATGATGACACTCATAAAGCCCTGAGGTTGAATCACTAAAACCCAAACATGCCTCTGTTCTCCAAAACAATTTCTAGTCTTACTATacaagttataaaataaatgttcaCAAATTGCAGTTGCATAAtacattagaaaaaataaaaccaataaaTGCGCGTaagcattaaattttttttacctaaaagCACGATATAATGGGCGATACCACAGAACATATGCTCCAGGAACCCCTGCTATGAAATAGATAATGGCAAGAAACCATATTTTTACACCTACAACAAACAAGGTCAAGTTCCAAATGCATGGAATTTGGAAATGTCAGATTTGTAATTTGAGCTGTATAATAACCTAAGAAAATACTCTATGTATCTAAACTCACCTTCACCCTTAATCCAAGCAGCAGTAACAGCTATAACATTCCAAAAAAGGCACAACACTAATCCTGCATAATAGAACTATTTATCAATGACAGTGAACCATCTCATATTTGCATTGATTTTGGGTATAAAATTACATGACTTACAGATCACTCATGAATCCTGATAGATACATTTATTGAGACCATAACTAATCAAAAATGAGATCATGCTACGAACAAATAAATAGAGAATGTACTTATCAGGCCATTATCTTACTCAACAAAACATATTAGTTCCAAGCATCCAGGTTAATGGTTTCAATCAGTCATTCAGACAAAACTAGTTATTTAGAGTATCTCACTTCTCTCTTCAaggcttaatttttttaatgttttatttttaaaaaaaattggaaatagAAAAAAGATTTCCAATTGCTACTTTCCAATATAAGGTGTAAAGTTTTTGTCATTGATttcaattaaaagataattaagaaacttttcttttaaattaacttttacaCATAAATCGAAAAACACTAAGATCATAATACCAGTCATCTGCAGAGAATGCACAAAGGATCCTTGAAATAGAATtgactaaagaaaaaaaaaatgaaagaaccaATAATAAATGTGCATGAATGCTGAAACAATGCCATAATAGGAACCAAGTTCCTCccccaacccccccccccccccccaaaaaaaaaaaaaaaataaatatatatatataagaggatAGCATACCTAACAATGTAGTAAATGCAACATATTGCAATTTTTGAAGATGAATTGGAATTTCATTAGCAATGTCATGATGGATTATTGGGAAAAAAGGCGGCCAATTCTTCTCCTCAAGAACAATTCCAGCTGCAAAACAAAATGTAAATACCTACTAGAAGTACCAAAGCAGAACTAAAATTAGTGCATATAATTCCAAGACATCTATAGAATTCTGCAGTACTATCATTCTTCCTCTGTTCAATTGAATGCCAACACAAACaaaattcccccccccccccccccaaaaaaaaagaaccaaaaaaaaaaaaaaacttcaaatgcAGAATCAAGAAATGTAAATCACCTCGTGAAGCAGCTTCTTCTTTCCGTCTCACTTCCTggatttgataaataaaaagaaacaaaaatacatgTGAATTTCCAGGCATTTGCAGTTGACAGATATTTATATCCAAACTCaggtaatataaatatataatcaatcAGATTCAGTTCAAATTCTTGATGTTTGTAGACACGTATAAATATATGGGAAATGATTCACTTACTCTAGGAGTGTTAGCCACCTACtccactaaatatatttttataaaatacaaattcaaCAAATCAAACCATTAAATCATATGATAACATATTGATAATCATGCACACCAAATTTTAGATTAATTGAACACTTATAGGTAAGTAATAATTTAGctaatacttatattttaaaaagcacatgatacattaaaaaaaaagctttttgatgAAGTATCAACTAGTTTTAAAATTGTATaacattttgtattttgtaaatttgatcCAGTTAACGAAAACTTTTAATAACCACTCATCCAGTAAAATGTTCCCAAACTGGAAATGCTATCTCCAAGACTTTTCAAATTGTAACTCTACCAAACATATGTATTTTCCACTGATAATACCTTTTTCCAAAGGGAGAATGCAAGAGAACCAAGATAATATCATGGAGAACAAGAAGACATCTCAAACACAGAAGTTGGAAATTGGAGAGGATGAGAAGAAATGAGAACAGAACTCTTGAAAGAGGGGAAAGAAGACCTCTCAAAGGGGAAAATGTTCCAATCTCAATACCTATCAACTAAGGGAACTCTCAACAAACAAAGAGACAACAAGAAATGCCATCATATACCTGTTCCCTTTTTCTCAATTCAGTTTCCTTGGCTTGAAgttccttctccttctttttcaAATCCTGATGTTGAAATAGATCAGAATTAGCAAAACCACAATCAATACTGGCAACAACAcactataaatagaaaaaaagaaactgcGGATTTTAACAACCTCAATTTTATACATACCATTGATGAATCAAGAGGTATATCAACTGTCGCACCAAAGCCATAATTATAATCAACAGGTTCTGGCTTAAGAGGTGGAAGCCTTGAATTAGTGGCAGCGGGAACACTTCCAGGATTCTAACATTTTAAGAACATTACAACACATTAAGTAAGTTGCAAAAGATTTATAGCCTTTTATCAGCATCTGATAATGTAATGTACttcgtaaaaataaataaataaataaagtgatAGAAAACAATTTTCTATCTACGGAAAATTAACCTAAAAGACTACTACTAGAGCTAAAGAGCCTAAGGAAAATAAGATACACTTTGATATTTCATTCATTGATTATAATAGGTAAAGGTGAATACATTTATATAGCCTAAGAAATGTCAATCAATGGATAATAACTATCCAAGCGTCAACATCCTATTATTCTaacgtaaataaaataaaaacaataaattataaattacatatttaactCCAAGCAATAAAATCTTGaaaccattttattttctttcttttgggcCTCATTTGGCCCAACCTATCATTAAGCTAGTCATGAACATAGACCCAACAGTTCAACTAGAATAAGGATGTTGCCATGGCAAGGTAGCGAAAACTGAAAACTCAAAATTTCCCTTTTGTTAAATGGATCAGATGATTCAATGATGAATTATTGCACTTTTAGTTATTCTGTGATCTTTAGAGACCTTTGGTTATATTTTGTCGACTTATATTACTTCTTAAATCTTTGCAAACCTAAtatgtaacaattaaaaaaattaagatatatttaaCAATATGCAAGCACACACACGGGCACTAGTCAATGCCCTTGGTTTGGtaaagccctaaaggcagaagGGGAGACTTAGATCTTGTCAGTTCATAACAAAAACCGCATCCGGTGGTATCCTATCGTTGTAAGAAAATCATTCATTGCCTCAAAAATGTCcgtcattaaaattatatacgATTTTAAAACTCtgaattataaatttagaatattctaaaaaaagtGTATATTATTCAGTGTTCACACCATTGTTCATAGCCTATGGCCCTATGTGACTTTTTAAATCatcaaaaatcaatttgattgacttaaataattattattcgcTGATGCTTGACTAATAAACTCACTGTGGTGTAAAATGCACCCCCACTGAAGTTTGACTGGCTTGATGCTTTTCCCCTTACAGATGGATCCTGTTAGTTTATACCAAATTTGAgataaacatataattattcCAGCAGAGAATAATTATCCCCATTCCCAAACAACAGATTTCTAAAATCCTCAACTACAAACTCTAATTCCCTAATTGTAAAtacatcataaattaatataattgttatATAGTGCATTagcataatattaattttaaacataaagcATATACAGCGGCAACGTACATCCTTATAAGGCactcaaatatattttgatggGTATGAAGTATGAACAAATCATAAGTCACTCTaattgctttttttattttttcttatttcttattttttttgttgaaagagTCTATCACTGATATTCTAAGAGCTCAGTTAGACAATGATGTACAATTAAGTAATCCTTTCTAAGCTctactttcataattttttagccTTCCCTATCTCGCCCTTGGTTTAATTATAGTTTTGGTCCCGTAGACATAAGTTTCAATTTAACCCCCATAGCTTTCAAATAGATGAGATTATATCCAAATCAGATTGATATTGTCATGTCAACAAGGCATTCATATTGTTGACATGGCATTGTGCCTTGCCATTTCCATGCCAGCCAAGTAAAAAAAAGGAGCAACTCATCATCAATTTTAtgccatgaaaaaaaaagggacttGCCACATCACCATTAAACCAACAAGGGGACTTAATCTCACCAATTTAAAATTGAGCGGTGAACATTGTTAAAATTGAAACAAGGgaccaaaatataaatttagtacGACAATAAAACCAATAATTGTAATTTAGCCTCCCCATTCTTCAACGACTAAACAGCAAAATGTGcacttaaaagagaaaaatgtggGGTGGCTGTTGATGAAAAGATCAATGatcttaaatattttcattcaaaaacAGCAACCACCTGGATTTAAAATTATGGGAATTCAATCCCTTAATTTACACTAGCAGTTACCCTATTGCATTTTTCTCGAATTTTAAAGAAGATGAATCCAATCTTTTCATTACCCAATTCAGATCctctagttttattttgttaaattccAATATTTCATTTGATAATTGAAAAATGCTACACATCCATTTAAGTTACACATAATTGTCTGGGGCCATCTTAGATTCTTAGTTAAATTTAAATGCAAAAAATTAGTTAACAGAGGTTCTTCACTAGTCACTACTCAGATTTTAAAGGATCAAATGGCATTTATGGATTCTTTGGGGTGTTCAGCCAATGGTTGCTTTAAGGAAATACATTGTCTGGTATCTAACAGGATTGGAGGTATATGGTCAAGCATTTTAGTTTCTGTATTTTGTAATTATATCATGTTCCATCCATTGAGGATATTTTATACTGCTCCTAATTTGTTATTCCTTTGTTTCTAATCAAACTCTTCTTTTCAGTATTGATTTGCTTAACAAACCAAAGTCCAATTAATACAATGTGTGTGTTTGTACTTTGTACTCACACTCACACGATAACATTTGGAACTACTTAGTATATTTTCCAATTATAGTTACACACACCTCAGTACTTATCCTCCATCAAACGGTAGTTGTCTCTCAGTatctctttcaaataaaccaTTACCAGGAATTTCAGTCTCTAGTTAATATTTAATCCTATGTGGTCAGGAGTTtcacatttcttttctttaaacgAAGAATGGATTTGAAAAACTTATAGAATCCCATCACCCCTGAAGGGACAATTACTTCATGTTAATTCACTAAAAGTTATCAGATACTTTAAAGTTAGGAAACACAATACTAATATCTGCATCTGCAAGCAAATCTCAAGGACATGCAAGAGATTCGTCCAGAAATATTGAGCTTAATTCTAAAGGCAACTTCTTAAGGCCAAAACatcataaaacaaattaaaaaaaaaaaaaaacaccaaatgCTACATGAAGAAGCAGAGAGAACAAAATCtataactaaattaaaacaGATAGACACAAACAATCCCCAAAACCGGTTTCCTCAGCCACATCCAATTACAGTATCAAACAAGTCAAccaaaaatcaacaacaacacaatttcaaaaacaataatttgaTCAAAATAACACGGTGAAACACCCTAAAACAGGATCAAGTCAAGTTCAACACAGCCGCATACCCAGTTCACAAAATCACAACTTTGAGCATCCGCAGTTCACAAAATCTCAACTTTGAGCATACCCAGTTCACAAAATCACAACTTTGAGCATACCCAGTTCACAAAATCACAACTTTGGCAAAAAGCAGCAACAAAATAAGGACTTACAGAGAAAGGGTTAACTTCTTCCTCATCGAAGGGGTTACTGTCATAGCGACCAGCCATGGGAATTGGAATGCAGAGATCTGAGACTCTGTTGCAGAGGCTAAAGTCAAATGGGTaaccaaaaaagaatttttGGGGCGGTGAGATTTGAAAGTTTGGAACTTGTTGCAGAATTAGAAGGTGAGGAAGGAAGGTAAAGTAAGAATGACGAAAATTCCAGCTACAGATACAAATGGATTTGCCTTTGGTCAGCTTAATacagaagaaaatataaaggcAGAGTCAGCTTTCAACTTTGCTTTCCCACACATTAAACTATATAATTAAAGGATCTGGTGTGTGTTTCGTTTtcggtttttatttttagaaaattatttttatttttaaaagattaaaattttgaaaatatatttggtttgatttattattttttgtttttaagaaataaaaacattaaaaaatatgttttcaaaaggaaatatatttttagatttgctaaGTAAGTATCAtcctaaagtaaaaaaatagagaaattttttttgcatCTAGCATTTTTCTTGTATATCCAatattttttcgtttttttccaGAATTATTCCTGATAAACTTACACATGACTTTGAAGTTATTAACACAACGCTCTAACCAAATCGTActaataattatgttataaaataattagttattatatataacactaaaatttctaatatatatttaatgcacatgtaaatttagataataaattgtgacaattaatttattacatgtgtattaaatatacattagaaattaatgcaccaaaattaattgttacaaaatttattttataaatttacatgtgcattaaatatatattagaaattaatgcgttaaattaattgttacaaaatttattatataaatttgtatgcacattaaatatacattaaaaaatttagtattatatataacgacattaattcttttataatataacttacctattaatttaattagttagaaTATTGTGTTAATAATATCACACAAAGTATTggatttacaagaaaaaaaaatgatggttAAAGAGAAAAAGGTAATCAATAGAAATTCCCAAAAAATAGAACCGCATTTCACGACAAAGGCgtaatcaaatgtttttttgaaaCAATTGTATCTTACCCGTGGTTAAAGAGAAAAAGGTAATCAATCTTTTTTGTCCAAATAGAATTTGTGCATTTGCTGTTTGAAACAagccaaaattttcaaattgtgTATTTGGCATTTGCTGTTAGAGTAGAGACAagccaaaatttcaaatttgggTTCGCTCAGATCCTCCAGaactttaattcaaaatcatGTCATTTTCTAAGTGGGATGGTAATATTGctagttgcaacttgcaagctGAAAATATAAGTTCTTATTAGGGGGGAAAAATGTTGCAAAGTCTACTTTTTGAGAGATTAGAAGAGACATTTGCACGTTGTTTATTGAATAGATCACTAAACTTGACTGACGGGCCCACAAACGTATTGTTTTCTTCTGCCTTTTGTATCATGTTATCACaacgatatttttaatttaaattgcggggaaaacacatttaaaaaatttaaaattgaaagaaaaataattaagtttataacaaaaaaatattaatattaatataaaacaattta
This region of Glycine max cultivar Williams 82 chromosome 7, Glycine_max_v4.0, whole genome shotgun sequence genomic DNA includes:
- the LOC100815455 gene encoding Secretory carrier-associated membrane protein-like (The RefSeq protein has 4 substitutions compared to this genomic sequence), which codes for MAGRYGSNPFDEEEVNPFSNPGSVPAATNSRLPPLKPEPVDYNYGFDATVDIPLDSSMDLKKKEKELQAKETELRKREQEVRRKEEAASRAGIVLEEKNWPPFFPIIHHDIANEIPIHLQKLQYVAFTTLLGLVLCLFWNVIAVTAAWIKGEGVKIWFLAIIYFIAGVPGAYVLWYRPLYRAFRNESALKFGWFFLFYLLHIGFCILAAVAPPIVFKGKSLTGILAAIDVLGDHALIGIFYFVGFGLFCIETLISIWVIQQVYMYFRGSGKAAEMKREAAWGAMRAAIRCINHVKKAV
- the LOC100815455 gene encoding secretory carrier-associated membrane protein-like isoform X2 codes for the protein MAGRYDSNPFDEEEVNPFSNPGSVPAATNSRLPPLKPEPVDYNYGFGATVDIPLDSSMDLKKKEKELQAKETELRKREQEVRRKEEAASRAGIVLEEKNWPPFFPIIHHDIANEIPIHLQKLQYVAFTTLLGLVLCLFWNVIAVTAAWIKGEGVKIWFLAIIYFIAGVPGAYVLWYRPLYRAFRNESALKFGWFFLFYLLHIGFCILAAVAPPIVFKGKSLTGILAAIDVLGDHALIGIFYFVGFGLFCIETLISIWVIQQVYMYFRGSGKAAEMKREAARGAMRAAI
- the LOC100815455 gene encoding secretory carrier-associated membrane protein-like isoform X1, with product MAGRYDSNPFDEEEVNPFSDPSVRGKASSQSNFSGGAFYTTNPGSVPAATNSRLPPLKPEPVDYNYGFGATVDIPLDSSMDLKKKEKELQAKETELRKREQEVRRKEEAASRAGIVLEEKNWPPFFPIIHHDIANEIPIHLQKLQYVAFTTLLGLVLCLFWNVIAVTAAWIKGEGVKIWFLAIIYFIAGVPGAYVLWYRPLYRAFRNESALKFGWFFLFYLLHIGFCILAAVAPPIVFKGKSLTGILAAIDVLGDHALIGIFYFVGFGLFCIETLISIWVIQQVYMYFRGSGKAAEMKREAARGAMRAAI